The nucleotide sequence AAGTTGGAAAAGGTGTTCTAAATTACCAATATGATGCTCAATATGCTTTTGTTCATATTTTAGAAATTATGGCTATGCAAAAGATCACCCTATCTGAACTGGTAAAGATGCTGCCAGATGTGCATATGTTAAGAGAATATGTACCGTGTCCAAAAGACAAGAAGGGAAGAGTGATGCGAAGACTGATGGAGGACATACGAGATAATAATGTAGAGTTGCTCGATGGTATCAAAGTCTTTCATCCTGAGGGTGGCTGGACGCTAATATTGCCAGATGTTGAACAGCCTGTATTTACGGTTTATTCACAGAACAAAGACCCTGAACAAGCGAAACAAGCTGCATCGCAATATATCGAAAAAATTCAGTTGTATCAGCAGGTGTAATGTATGCCAAGACATTTGGTTTTAGGTAACGGAAATTTATTAATCAATTTAGATGAGCATTTGCAGATCAGAGACATCTATTATCCTTACGTCGGTCAGCAAAATCATGTGCAGGGGCATGTTAACCGCTTAGGAGCCAGTATTAATGGCTCCTTTTCTTGGCTTTCCTCAAAAGAATGGATTATTGAGCCAGGATATCACGATGATTCACTTGTAACTCTTTCATATGCTAGAAACAATAAAGAAGGCGTGACCCTTAAAATAGAAGATGCCGTTCATCAAAGAGAAAACATGTTTATGCGCAGGATTACTGTTCACAATGAGTCGTATGAGGAAAAAAAGATTAAACTCTTTTTTCATCAGGATCTATCGATTTATGAAAATGAAGTTGGAGACACTGCCTATTATGATCCAGAAAAATCAGTGATCATCCACTATAAAAAGAATCGGTACTTTTTGTTTACTGCTTCTTTCGACCAAAAAGGGATTGACCAGTATACGACAGGTGTCAAACGATTCTTAAGTGCAGAAGGAACATGGAAAGATGCTGAGGATGGGCATCTACATGTGAACCCGATCGCACAGGGGTCAGTAGATAGTACTTTTTCTGTGGAAGGAATTGTTCCTCCTCATGGAAAAGGTGACGCATATTATGCGTTAACTGTTGGCAAAAGCAGAGAAGAAGTGTTTTCGCTATATGATTATCTCATGGAGATCGGACCTTCTTTAACCTTAGATAAAATCGACGTTTATTGGCGGAGATGGGTGAATAAAACGAAAGTTAACCCATGCAACCTATCTGATGAACTACTGAATCTATATAACCGCAGTTTACTCATCATACGTACTCAAACGAACGAGAACGGATATATCATAGCTGCTAATGATTCCGATATTCAGCATTATAATCGTGACCATTATAGCTATATGTGGCCAAGGGATGGTGCCTTAATAGCAGCAGCTGTTGCTAAGGCTGGTTTTCACGGCATGGTGAAAAACTTTTATCGTCGGTGTGCAGATGTTTTAACAAAAGAAGGCTATCTTCATCATAAATATAACCCTGATGGATCGATTGGATCATCTTGGCACCCTATGATTAACAAAGATGGTGCTAGTCAGCTGCCGATTCAGGAAGATGAAACCGCTCTTGTTCTGTGGGCGTTTTGGGAGCATTACAAAGAAACAGGAGATATTGAGTTTGCACAGTCTCTTTATCGATCACTTGTTAGGCCAAGTGCGAGATTTTTGCTTCAATATATGCAGGATGAATTAGATCTTCCTATGCCATCGTATGATTTATGGGAAGAAAGAAGAGGAATCTTTACCTTTACAGCTAGCAGTGTTTATGGCGGACTCATGGCAGCTCATTCATTCGCAACATTATTTGGTGAAGATGATCGTGCAGAACGGTATAAAAATGGTGCGGATCGTATAAAAGCAGGAATGGAAAAACATTTGTACGATGAAGGAGCAGGCAGATTTTTAAGAGGCATCTACTTATTAGATGATAATGCGTATAAGAAAGACTTTACCATGGAATCCAGTATGTATGCTCTCTTTGCATTTGGTGTTTATCCAGCTGATGATGAGCGAGTTGTTCGAACGATGCACCAGATGAATGAAGAGTTAAGCATTAAGTCAGGTGTAGGCGGAATTGCAAGATATACAAATGATTATTACTTTCAGCAAACGCATGATATGGCAAGAGCTCCAGGGAATCCTTGGCTTATCTGCACACTCTGGCTGGCAAAGTGGCATATTCAATACGCTAAGTCTATTTCTGACCTAGAACGAC is from Fictibacillus sp. b24 and encodes:
- a CDS encoding glycoside hydrolase family 15 protein, producing MPRHLVLGNGNLLINLDEHLQIRDIYYPYVGQQNHVQGHVNRLGASINGSFSWLSSKEWIIEPGYHDDSLVTLSYARNNKEGVTLKIEDAVHQRENMFMRRITVHNESYEEKKIKLFFHQDLSIYENEVGDTAYYDPEKSVIIHYKKNRYFLFTASFDQKGIDQYTTGVKRFLSAEGTWKDAEDGHLHVNPIAQGSVDSTFSVEGIVPPHGKGDAYYALTVGKSREEVFSLYDYLMEIGPSLTLDKIDVYWRRWVNKTKVNPCNLSDELLNLYNRSLLIIRTQTNENGYIIAANDSDIQHYNRDHYSYMWPRDGALIAAAVAKAGFHGMVKNFYRRCADVLTKEGYLHHKYNPDGSIGSSWHPMINKDGASQLPIQEDETALVLWAFWEHYKETGDIEFAQSLYRSLVRPSARFLLQYMQDELDLPMPSYDLWEERRGIFTFTASSVYGGLMAAHSFATLFGEDDRAERYKNGADRIKAGMEKHLYDEGAGRFLRGIYLLDDNAYKKDFTMESSMYALFAFGVYPADDERVVRTMHQMNEELSIKSGVGGIARYTNDYYFQQTHDMARAPGNPWLICTLWLAKWHIQYAKSISDLERPHEILRWVQQHSFSTGVLPEQLHPFTGEALSVAPLTWSHATYVDVLKEYTKVYEKLSQNSLAR